One segment of Desulfovibrio legallii DNA contains the following:
- a CDS encoding hydrogenase iron-sulfur subunit has product MAGKIGVYFDQQNIGGGLDVPALAVQTGEKWGDLTPVVKVVPVLAAAVDEIRADIEAQGLDGVLLCGASPRVDADIYRLPVQVEHVNLREQCVLAYKNPDKSPVDLSQGAPALLTLMARDYINMGVVKLQKSSVPDSAAITGVQRVLVIGGGWTGLTAAAEAAATGYEVVLVEKSEKLGGAANNIPMASPLASPWTDKQPTNLETRIAEVTGNARITVHCNARMEKLEGQPGEFKATIATQSGPVSVDVGAAVLATGWVPLDQKYLEPMGLGKSPKVMDAATFGKQLVAGQVSARRIAFVLDVSLAEAAVRKAAEEAAAAPAPEETPKAAPAEGDNAEKAFVKEDLETFRHLTYSNAVNSVGMLRLANTVCEKTNDACQTFILYKDMTVPGILERFYKKMQDRLGVMMTKADVTAVREAGDHMVVECKNTLLGMDFDLDVDLVVLPTGLVPTTAKDVTVNFDYRQGPDFPDLQLFDGFADSNYICFPYETRRTGVYAAGCVRQPLTMDACEEDARGAVLKAVQCIEAASHGVAVHPRSGDLSYPVFNFVRCTQCKRCTEECPFGALDDDEKGTPKPNPARCRRCGTCFGACPERVISFANYNIDQIGSMIREVQVPKDFKNEGPRILILACENDAYPALDMAGARHKTWSPYCRVIPVRCLGSVNAIWVSDAMSKGFDGVMLLGCKYGDDYQCHFVKGSEICSRRKENIAETLNRLGVQPERVEQLEVAIDEYDTVPDLIDGFVDRIMALGPNPFKGM; this is encoded by the coding sequence ATGGCCGGTAAAATTGGCGTCTATTTTGACCAGCAGAACATCGGCGGCGGGCTGGATGTGCCCGCTCTGGCCGTACAGACTGGAGAAAAGTGGGGCGACCTCACGCCTGTGGTTAAGGTTGTTCCCGTGCTGGCCGCGGCCGTGGATGAAATCAGGGCTGATATTGAAGCCCAGGGCCTGGACGGCGTGCTGCTTTGCGGCGCTTCGCCCCGGGTGGATGCGGATATCTACCGCCTGCCTGTGCAGGTGGAGCATGTGAACCTGCGCGAACAGTGCGTGCTGGCCTATAAAAATCCGGACAAGAGCCCGGTGGACCTGAGCCAGGGCGCGCCCGCGCTGCTCACTCTTATGGCTCGCGACTATATCAATATGGGCGTGGTCAAACTGCAGAAAAGCTCGGTGCCCGATTCGGCAGCCATCACCGGCGTGCAGCGTGTGCTGGTCATCGGCGGCGGCTGGACGGGCCTTACCGCCGCAGCCGAAGCGGCGGCCACGGGCTACGAAGTGGTGCTGGTGGAAAAGAGCGAGAAGCTCGGCGGCGCGGCCAACAATATCCCCATGGCGTCGCCTCTGGCCTCGCCCTGGACGGACAAGCAGCCCACCAACCTGGAAACCAGGATCGCCGAGGTTACGGGCAACGCGCGCATCACCGTGCACTGCAACGCCCGTATGGAAAAACTGGAAGGCCAGCCCGGCGAATTCAAGGCCACCATAGCTACCCAGAGCGGCCCCGTCAGTGTGGACGTGGGCGCGGCGGTGCTGGCCACGGGCTGGGTGCCCCTGGATCAGAAATATCTGGAGCCCATGGGCCTGGGCAAAAGCCCTAAGGTCATGGACGCCGCTACCTTTGGCAAGCAACTGGTGGCTGGTCAGGTCAGCGCGCGGCGTATCGCCTTTGTGCTGGACGTGAGCCTGGCCGAGGCGGCAGTGCGCAAGGCGGCGGAAGAAGCCGCCGCGGCCCCCGCCCCGGAGGAGACTCCCAAGGCCGCCCCGGCAGAGGGTGACAATGCAGAAAAGGCCTTTGTCAAAGAAGACCTGGAAACTTTCCGCCACCTTACCTACTCCAACGCCGTCAACAGCGTGGGTATGCTGCGTCTGGCCAATACGGTCTGTGAAAAGACCAACGACGCCTGCCAAACCTTTATCCTTTATAAGGATATGACCGTCCCCGGCATCCTCGAGCGCTTCTACAAGAAAATGCAGGACCGCCTGGGCGTTATGATGACCAAGGCCGACGTGACCGCCGTACGTGAAGCCGGCGACCACATGGTGGTGGAGTGCAAAAACACTTTGCTGGGCATGGATTTTGACCTGGACGTGGACCTGGTGGTTCTGCCCACGGGTCTGGTGCCCACCACGGCCAAGGACGTGACGGTCAACTTCGACTACCGCCAGGGGCCGGATTTCCCCGACCTGCAGTTGTTTGACGGCTTTGCCGACTCCAACTACATCTGCTTCCCCTACGAAACCCGGCGCACGGGCGTGTATGCGGCCGGCTGCGTGCGGCAGCCCCTGACCATGGACGCCTGCGAAGAAGACGCCCGCGGCGCGGTGCTCAAGGCCGTCCAGTGCATTGAGGCGGCCAGCCACGGCGTGGCCGTGCATCCCCGTTCCGGCGACCTTTCCTACCCCGTGTTCAACTTTGTGCGCTGCACCCAGTGCAAACGCTGCACAGAGGAGTGCCCCTTCGGCGCTCTGGACGACGACGAAAAAGGCACGCCCAAGCCCAATCCGGCGCGCTGCCGTCGCTGCGGCACCTGTTTCGGCGCGTGCCCGGAGCGCGTCATCTCCTTTGCCAACTACAATATCGACCAGATCGGCTCCATGATCCGCGAGGTGCAGGTGCCCAAGGACTTCAAAAACGAAGGCCCCCGCATCCTCATCCTGGCCTGCGAAAACGACGCCTACCCGGCTCTGGATATGGCCGGGGCGCGGCACAAGACCTGGAGCCCCTACTGCCGCGTTATCCCGGTGCGCTGCCTTGGCTCGGTCAACGCCATCTGGGTTTCCGACGCCATGAGCAAAGGCTTTGACGGCGTTATGCTGCTGGGCTGCAAATACGGCGACGACTACCAGTGCCACTTCGTCAAGGGCTCTGAAATCTGCTCCCGCCGTAAGGAAAACATCGCCGAGACCCTCAACCGTCTGGGCGTGCAGCCCGAACGGGTGGAGCAGCTTGAAGTGGCCATTGACGAATACGACACGGTACCTGACCTGATCGACGGTTTTGTGGACCGCATCATGGCCCTGGGCCCCAACCCGTTCAAGGGCATGTAG
- the rpsG gene encoding 30S ribosomal protein S7, with product MPRKGPVPKREVLPDPLYSSRMVTKFVNRLMYSGKKGAAEKIFYSSLEHLAEKTGEDPMRAFEKALDNVKPHMEVKARRVGGATYQVPMEVRPERQISLSIRWLINYARSRGEKGMTAKLSAELLDAYNGRGGAVKKREDTHRMADANKAFSHYRW from the coding sequence ATGCCCCGTAAAGGTCCTGTTCCCAAGAGGGAAGTGCTGCCCGATCCGCTGTATTCCAGCCGTATGGTCACCAAATTTGTGAACCGGCTCATGTACAGCGGCAAAAAGGGCGCCGCTGAAAAGATTTTCTACAGCTCGCTGGAGCATCTGGCCGAAAAGACCGGTGAAGACCCCATGCGCGCCTTTGAAAAGGCCCTGGACAACGTAAAGCCCCACATGGAAGTGAAGGCCCGCCGCGTGGGCGGCGCCACCTACCAGGTGCCCATGGAAGTGCGCCCGGAACGCCAGATCTCTTTGTCCATCCGCTGGCTCATCAACTACGCCCGTTCGCGCGGTGAAAAAGGCATGACCGCCAAGCTCTCCGCCGAGCTGCTGGATGCTTATAACGGCCGCGGCGGCGCGGTGAAAAAGCGTGAAGACACCCACCGCATGGCCGACGCCAACAAGGCCTTCTCTCACTACCGCTGGTAG
- the argJ gene encoding bifunctional glutamate N-acetyltransferase/amino-acid acetyltransferase ArgJ, with protein MQDDLPKGFKAGAAAAGFKAQNRDDLGLIVSDRPAALAGMFTQNVFKAAPVLVCQEILAQGGTARAVLANSGQANACTGEEGLANCRATQAMVAGLTGLRVEEILPLSTGVVGAHLKMDLWLDAVPLLVKSLGSRDAEGFTRAFMTTDAFPKFSSRELQMEGGAVRLTVMAKGAGMICPNMATMLCVALTDADVERGPWQAMFHRAVEQTFNRVSVDGDTSTNDTILGLANGASGVAVRSARDLAQLEEALTAILGTVSHMLVMDGEGASKVIHITVTGAASEADAALVARSVGHSQLVKTAIYGGDANWGRIVTAVGYSGASFDPTQVGLTLCGVERFRQGRPVNDDKEDLLAERLKAKDIPVEISLGDGPGSYTLQASDLGHEYVTLNSDYRS; from the coding sequence ATGCAGGACGATCTGCCCAAAGGCTTCAAGGCCGGCGCCGCGGCTGCCGGATTCAAGGCCCAGAACCGCGACGATCTGGGCCTCATCGTGTCTGACCGCCCCGCCGCCCTGGCGGGCATGTTTACCCAAAACGTCTTCAAGGCCGCCCCTGTGCTGGTCTGCCAGGAAATTCTGGCCCAAGGCGGCACGGCCCGCGCCGTGCTGGCCAACTCCGGGCAGGCCAACGCCTGCACCGGCGAAGAAGGCCTGGCCAACTGCCGTGCCACCCAGGCTATGGTGGCCGGGCTTACGGGCCTTAGGGTGGAAGAAATCCTGCCCCTTTCCACCGGCGTCGTGGGCGCGCACCTCAAAATGGACCTCTGGCTCGACGCCGTTCCCCTCCTGGTCAAAAGCCTGGGCAGCCGCGATGCCGAAGGCTTTACCCGCGCCTTCATGACCACGGACGCCTTTCCCAAATTTTCCAGCCGCGAACTCCAGATGGAAGGCGGCGCGGTGCGCCTCACCGTCATGGCCAAGGGCGCGGGCATGATCTGCCCCAACATGGCCACCATGCTCTGCGTGGCCCTCACTGACGCGGATGTGGAGCGCGGCCCCTGGCAGGCCATGTTCCACCGCGCCGTGGAACAGACTTTTAACCGCGTAAGCGTGGACGGCGACACCTCCACCAACGACACCATTCTGGGCCTGGCCAACGGGGCCTCCGGCGTGGCCGTCCGCTCCGCCCGCGACCTGGCCCAACTGGAGGAGGCCCTCACCGCCATTCTCGGCACGGTTTCCCATATGCTGGTCATGGACGGCGAAGGCGCCAGCAAGGTCATCCACATTACCGTCACCGGCGCGGCCAGCGAGGCCGACGCCGCCCTGGTGGCCCGCAGCGTGGGGCATTCCCAACTGGTCAAAACCGCCATTTACGGAGGCGACGCCAATTGGGGCCGCATTGTCACTGCTGTGGGCTACAGCGGCGCGTCCTTTGACCCCACTCAGGTGGGCCTGACGCTCTGCGGTGTGGAACGCTTCCGCCAGGGACGCCCCGTTAACGACGATAAAGAAGACCTCCTGGCCGAACGCCTCAAGGCCAAGGACATCCCCGTGGAAATATCCCTGGGCGACGGTCCCGGCTCCTATACCCTCCAGGCTTCGGATCTTGGGCACGAATATGTGACGCTCAACTCGGACTACCGGTCATAA
- a CDS encoding lysophospholipid acyltransferase family protein, which translates to MPGSIEILSPAPQGAPLEPRRPRRLLRALARRFTALGRLQKAAEGLPRCGDAPAFAAACLAALDVRVRSEPHALERIPTQGPLLLYANHPTGALEGLVLLARCGRLRPDLKILTTATLASLPQLAPLAPRLLPLDLSPGAAGAANAAVLRAALRHLRRGGALGIFPAGKVARWSPGAGVREQPWSRLLGLLAACPGTHCLPLRFTARVSPAFLLATQFSEALGTALLPHVLERQRGSLVHMRVGRPYKAESLRALSHAQRTLCLRLLQESLVPAPVARERAVSPAPLAAPVVQEDFMAALAALPQDRVLAREGRYSVYLLLGAESPVLLDELTMRREEAFRALGEGSGKARDTDRYDAAYAHLVLVDEEAQALAGAYRACLVRSDXAHSDSAKNLYTAALFRYNPEFFRHCGNALELGRAFIRAAYQRDYAPLLLLWKGIGQLALRSGARTLFGPASMGLDYKPQSVDLLCNYLRRNHWHAPLATLVRGRKPRRPAVDTPFVRQMAYADINALVRHMENGRNLPILFKHYLQLGGRIVAFHQDAAFGTLDALLVVDLRTAPERFLRRYLGDEGFQRLRDGIVYEK; encoded by the coding sequence ATGCCCGGCAGCATAGAAATTCTGTCACCGGCGCCGCAAGGCGCGCCCCTTGAACCGCGCCGCCCCCGGCGGCTGCTGCGCGCCCTGGCGCGCCGGTTTACCGCCCTGGGTCGGCTGCAAAAAGCCGCCGAGGGCCTGCCCCGTTGCGGCGACGCCCCCGCCTTTGCCGCCGCCTGCCTTGCGGCCCTGGATGTGCGCGTCCGCAGTGAGCCCCACGCCCTGGAGCGCATCCCCACCCAGGGTCCGCTGCTCCTCTACGCCAACCATCCCACAGGCGCGCTGGAAGGTCTGGTCCTGCTGGCCCGCTGTGGCCGTCTGCGTCCGGACCTGAAGATTCTGACCACCGCCACCCTCGCCAGTCTGCCCCAACTGGCCCCCCTGGCGCCGCGTCTGCTGCCCCTGGACCTTTCCCCAGGGGCGGCCGGCGCGGCCAATGCCGCCGTACTGCGCGCCGCCCTGCGCCATTTACGGCGGGGCGGTGCGCTGGGCATCTTTCCCGCCGGGAAGGTGGCCCGCTGGTCGCCCGGCGCGGGTGTACGTGAACAGCCCTGGTCCCGTCTTCTGGGTCTGCTGGCCGCCTGCCCTGGCACGCACTGCCTGCCTCTGCGGTTCACTGCCCGCGTCAGTCCCGCCTTTCTGCTCGCCACCCAGTTCAGCGAAGCCTTGGGCACGGCCCTTTTGCCGCACGTTCTGGAGCGCCAGCGCGGCAGTCTGGTCCACATGCGTGTGGGCCGGCCGTATAAAGCCGAATCCCTGCGCGCCCTTAGCCACGCCCAACGCACCCTCTGTCTGCGTCTGTTACAGGAGTCTCTTGTCCCTGCGCCAGTGGCCCGCGAGCGTGCCGTATCTCCGGCCCCTTTGGCCGCGCCCGTTGTTCAGGAGGATTTTATGGCCGCGCTGGCGGCCCTGCCCCAGGACCGTGTACTGGCCCGCGAAGGCCGCTACAGCGTTTATCTGCTCCTCGGAGCGGAATCCCCCGTACTTCTTGATGAACTGACCATGCGCCGCGAAGAAGCCTTCCGCGCTTTGGGGGAAGGCAGCGGCAAGGCCCGCGATACCGACCGCTACGATGCCGCCTACGCCCATCTAGTGTTGGTGGATGAAGAGGCGCAGGCCTTGGCCGGGGCCTACCGCGCCTGCCTGGTCCGGTCCGACGYGGCCCACAGCGATAGCGCCAAAAATCTCTATACCGCTGCGTTGTTCCGGTATAATCCGGAATTTTTTCGCCACTGCGGCAATGCCCTGGAGCTGGGCCGCGCCTTTATCCGCGCCGCCTACCAGCGCGACTACGCCCCCTTGCTCCTGCTTTGGAAGGGCATAGGGCAACTGGCCCTGCGCAGCGGTGCGCGCACCCTCTTTGGTCCCGCCAGTATGGGGCTGGACTACAAGCCTCAAAGCGTGGATCTGCTCTGCAACTATCTGCGCCGCAACCATTGGCACGCGCCCCTGGCAACCCTGGTGCGCGGGCGCAAACCCCGGCGGCCCGCCGTGGATACCCCCTTTGTGCGCCAAATGGCCTATGCCGACATCAATGCCCTTGTCCGGCACATGGAAAACGGCCGCAACCTGCCCATCCTCTTCAAACACTACCTGCAACTGGGCGGACGCATTGTCGCTTTCCACCAGGATGCCGCCTTCGGCACCCTCGACGCCCTCCTGGTGGTGGACCTGCGCACTGCCCCAGAGCGCTTCCTGCGCCGTTACCTCGGCGACGAGGGCTTCCAGCGCCTGCGCGATGGCATCGTGTACGAGAAATGA
- a CDS encoding DUF4200 domain-containing protein, with protein MSDTSRKVFPVESVLALVVGKEDVDIKEIAGFVAGRSIECDCCAKAVSPFAAAWLARWFPKFMDLDWAEGQSWDGFVSAGRSLLGDNVSLTCMDGRTKALVDQALDTLADTYKSMAAQTAAASALEERVRALEPAEARAEALTKKVDELEAKIKTMNTDMGGLRRQVAEFQGKVAVSHDDLMQTIKDAIKDGLKGMVVGGAAAGAAGAAAEEAAPAAEENAVPDDFGFGASGANNDGFGF; from the coding sequence ATGTCCGATACGTCCCGTAAAGTCTTTCCTGTGGAGTCCGTCCTGGCCCTGGTCGTGGGCAAGGAAGACGTGGATATCAAAGAAATCGCCGGTTTCGTGGCCGGGCGCTCCATTGAGTGTGATTGCTGCGCCAAGGCCGTAAGTCCTTTTGCCGCCGCCTGGCTGGCCCGCTGGTTCCCCAAGTTTATGGATCTGGACTGGGCCGAAGGCCAGTCCTGGGATGGCTTTGTGAGCGCCGGCCGCAGCCTGCTGGGCGACAATGTTTCCCTTACCTGCATGGACGGCCGCACCAAGGCTCTGGTGGACCAGGCCCTGGATACCCTGGCCGATACCTATAAGAGCATGGCCGCCCAAACGGCCGCCGCTTCCGCCCTTGAAGAGCGCGTGCGCGCCCTGGAGCCCGCTGAGGCCCGCGCCGAAGCCCTGACTAAAAAGGTGGATGAGCTGGAAGCCAAAATCAAAACCATGAACACCGATATGGGCGGCCTGCGTCGCCAGGTGGCCGAATTCCAGGGCAAGGTGGCCGTGAGCCACGATGATCTCATGCAGACCATCAAAGACGCCATCAAGGACGGCCTCAAGGGCATGGTTGTGGGCGGCGCTGCCGCCGGCGCGGCCGGCGCGGCCGCTGAAGAAGCCGCACCCGCCGCTGAAGAAAACGCCGTGCCCGATGATTTCGGCTTCGGCGCTTCTGGTGCAAACAACGACGGCTTCGGGTTTTAA
- the fusA gene encoding elongation factor G: MSRTVPVDKQRNIGIMAHIDAGKTTTTERILFYTGVNHKIGETHDGASTMDWMEQEQERGITITSAATTCFWKDCRINIIDTPGHVDFTIEVERSLRVLDGAVCVFDAVAGVEPQSETVWRQADRYHVPRICFVNKMDRIGADFFRCVQMIHDRLGAKAVPLQLPIGSEDKFEGVVDLVRGHAIRFDKTTKGAQFSVEDIPADMKDLFNEKHHEMLEAVAEEDEVLLDKYLSGETLTEEEIVSCIRKATVARNIVPVLCGSAFRNMGVQPLLDSVVDYLPSPVDIPPMTGHVPDKEDQLIECHCDDKEPLAGLLFKLFSDPFIGHLSFFRIYSGFLESGMTVYNANTGKRERIGRILKMHANKREDIKWAGAGDIVALVGLKNVSTGDTLCDEKRPVILESLNIPEPVIEVAIEPKTKADRDALSAALNKLAKEDPSFRVKGDEETNQTLIAGMGELHLEIIVDRLTREFNVNANVGKPQVAYRETISKPSKTDLKYAKQSGGRGQYGHVVIEVEPNPTKGYEFVNSISGGVIPKEYIPAVDKGMRDALKSGVLAGFPVVDVKVNLVFGSYHEVDSSEQAFYVAGSMAIKDAMKKAGPVLLEPIMDVEVVTPEEYLGDVMGDLNGRRGRVQNMEARAGGAQSIRAQVPLASMFGYATDLRSRTQGRATFTMQFDHYERVPQALADEIQKNRTA, from the coding sequence GTGTCCCGCACTGTTCCTGTAGACAAACAGCGCAATATCGGCATTATGGCCCATATTGACGCCGGCAAAACCACGACCACCGAGCGCATCCTTTTTTACACCGGCGTCAACCACAAGATCGGCGAAACGCACGACGGCGCATCCACCATGGACTGGATGGAGCAGGAACAGGAGCGCGGCATCACCATTACTTCCGCCGCCACCACCTGCTTCTGGAAAGACTGCCGCATCAACATCATCGACACCCCCGGACACGTGGACTTCACCATTGAGGTGGAGCGCTCCCTGCGCGTCCTGGACGGCGCCGTCTGCGTCTTTGACGCCGTGGCAGGCGTGGAGCCGCAGTCTGAAACCGTGTGGCGTCAGGCCGACCGCTACCATGTGCCCCGCATCTGCTTTGTCAACAAGATGGACCGCATCGGCGCCGATTTCTTCCGTTGCGTGCAGATGATCCACGACCGCCTGGGCGCCAAGGCCGTGCCCCTGCAGCTGCCCATCGGCTCTGAAGACAAATTTGAAGGCGTGGTGGACCTGGTGCGCGGCCATGCCATCCGCTTTGACAAAACCACCAAGGGTGCGCAGTTCAGCGTGGAAGACATCCCCGCCGACATGAAGGACCTGTTTAACGAAAAGCACCACGAAATGCTGGAAGCCGTGGCCGAAGAGGACGAAGTGCTGCTGGATAAGTACCTCAGCGGCGAAACCCTTACGGAAGAAGAAATCGTCTCCTGCATCCGCAAAGCCACTGTGGCGCGCAACATTGTGCCCGTGCTTTGCGGTTCGGCCTTCCGCAACATGGGCGTGCAGCCCCTGCTGGATTCCGTGGTGGACTATCTGCCCTCGCCCGTGGATATTCCGCCCATGACCGGCCATGTGCCCGACAAGGAAGACCAGCTCATCGAATGCCACTGCGACGACAAGGAACCCCTGGCCGGTTTGCTTTTCAAGCTCTTTTCCGACCCCTTCATCGGCCACCTTTCCTTCTTCCGCATCTATTCCGGCTTTCTGGAATCGGGCATGACCGTGTACAACGCCAATACCGGCAAGCGGGAGCGCATCGGCCGCATCCTCAAGATGCACGCCAACAAGCGCGAGGACATCAAGTGGGCCGGCGCCGGCGATATTGTGGCTCTGGTGGGCCTCAAAAACGTCTCCACCGGCGACACCCTCTGTGATGAAAAGCGCCCCGTTATTCTGGAATCGCTGAACATCCCCGAACCGGTCATTGAAGTGGCCATTGAGCCCAAAACCAAGGCCGACCGCGACGCCCTTTCCGCCGCGCTCAACAAGCTGGCCAAGGAAGATCCCTCCTTCCGCGTCAAGGGCGACGAGGAAACCAACCAGACCCTCATCGCCGGCATGGGCGAACTGCACCTGGAAATCATTGTGGACCGCCTCACCCGCGAGTTCAACGTCAACGCCAATGTGGGCAAACCCCAGGTGGCCTACCGCGAGACCATCTCCAAGCCCTCCAAGACCGACCTCAAGTACGCCAAGCAGTCGGGTGGCCGCGGCCAGTACGGCCATGTGGTCATTGAGGTGGAGCCCAACCCCACCAAGGGCTACGAATTCGTCAACTCCATCTCCGGCGGCGTCATTCCCAAAGAATACATCCCGGCTGTGGACAAAGGCATGCGGGACGCCCTCAAGTCCGGCGTGCTGGCGGGCTTCCCCGTGGTGGATGTGAAGGTCAACCTGGTCTTCGGCTCCTACCACGAGGTGGACTCCTCCGAGCAGGCCTTCTATGTGGCCGGTTCCATGGCCATCAAGGACGCCATGAAAAAAGCCGGTCCCGTGCTGCTGGAGCCCATCATGGACGTGGAAGTGGTCACCCCTGAGGAATACCTGGGTGACGTCATGGGCGACCTCAACGGCCGCCGCGGCCGCGTCCAGAATATGGAAGCCCGCGCCGGCGGCGCGCAGAGCATTCGCGCGCAGGTGCCCCTGGCCTCCATGTTCGGCTACGCCACGGATCTGCGCTCCCGCACCCAGGGCCGCGCCACCTTCACCATGCAGTTTGACCACTATGAACGCGTGCCCCAGGCCCTAGCCGACGAAATCCAGAAAAACCGTACCGCCTAA
- the qmoC gene encoding quinone-interacting membrane-bound oxidoreductase complex subunit QmoC, which yields MAQCTIKPDMEFVRALEEAGGESLKKCYQCATCSVACPLAPANAPYPRKEMVWASWGLKDKLRADVDLWLCHNCGNCADLCPRGARPADLMGAARNVIYKELTEPVAVGKLMSKPSGLPVLFAIPALLWLVVWWIRAGFNGGNWFPRAADGRIVFGQIFYGDYTIDPIFMLTFFGAVFILARGVMKLWALFKPEGKLAVIGKTKCWLWHLWDVLWDEIITHRRFDDCESGPDTGKETPNRKWGHFLLVWSFAILACVTAIVALGHWGGKVIPLIKIETPMPLTFPVKILANLGALLLLCGLAVLTARRVRLNPKYQASSWYDWYLLGIIWLVAVTGILSQCFRLADAVVPAFLVYYLHLVFVWMLFAYLPWSKLGHFVYRTAALVYVRMYGRS from the coding sequence ATGGCACAATGCACAATCAAACCTGATATGGAGTTTGTCAGGGCGCTGGAAGAAGCGGGGGGAGAGTCCCTCAAAAAGTGCTACCAGTGCGCCACCTGTTCTGTGGCCTGCCCGCTTGCTCCGGCCAACGCGCCCTATCCGCGCAAGGAAATGGTCTGGGCCTCCTGGGGCCTCAAGGACAAGCTCCGCGCCGATGTGGACCTGTGGCTCTGCCACAACTGCGGCAACTGCGCGGACCTCTGCCCCCGCGGCGCGCGCCCGGCCGACCTTATGGGCGCGGCCCGCAACGTTATCTATAAGGAACTGACCGAGCCCGTGGCCGTAGGCAAGCTCATGAGCAAACCTTCGGGCCTGCCCGTGCTCTTCGCCATCCCGGCCCTGCTCTGGCTGGTGGTCTGGTGGATCCGCGCCGGCTTCAACGGCGGCAACTGGTTCCCCCGCGCCGCTGACGGACGCATCGTCTTCGGCCAGATCTTCTACGGCGACTACACCATTGACCCCATCTTCATGCTCACGTTCTTCGGCGCGGTGTTCATCCTGGCGCGCGGCGTCATGAAGCTCTGGGCCCTGTTCAAACCCGAAGGCAAGCTGGCCGTCATCGGTAAGACCAAATGCTGGCTCTGGCACCTCTGGGATGTGCTCTGGGATGAAATCATCACCCACCGCCGCTTCGACGACTGCGAATCCGGTCCCGATACCGGCAAAGAAACGCCCAACCGCAAGTGGGGGCACTTCCTCCTGGTCTGGAGCTTTGCCATCCTGGCCTGCGTCACGGCCATCGTGGCCCTGGGGCACTGGGGCGGCAAGGTCATCCCCCTCATCAAGATCGAAACGCCCATGCCCCTCACCTTCCCGGTGAAAATTCTGGCCAACCTGGGCGCGCTGCTGCTGCTCTGCGGCCTGGCCGTGCTCACTGCGCGGCGCGTGCGGCTCAACCCCAAATACCAGGCCTCCAGCTGGTACGACTGGTACCTTCTGGGCATTATCTGGCTGGTGGCCGTCACCGGCATCCTGTCCCAGTGCTTTCGCCTGGCCGACGCCGTGGTGCCCGCCTTTCTGGTCTATTATCTGCACCTGGTGTTTGTCTGGATGCTTTTCGCCTACCTGCCCTGGTCCAAACTCGGCCACTTTGTCTACCGCACGGCGGCCCTGGTCTATGTGCGCATGTACGGCAGAAGCTAG